The genomic stretch AACTGAACTCTGCCAGTATTACATGTTTCCTTTAAATGGATCAAGAATGACTATGATCAAAGCAGTAAACTTATGTACTAACCAAAAgataaaacatgtaaaaacatttaatataattCAAAATATCTGACACAAAAGACCTGACAGTCTTTAATAGGAGCTGATTCACAGATACTGCAATGCAATAACCATAAGTTAATAAACACCAACATATAGGAATGCAATATCCTTTGAATTCAGTTGAAGTAAGTCATAATAAAgtttttttgtctgcttgtttttacAAATTGGATAAAACTGTCTGATTATGTGGTTAAAATAAGCTCATTAAAAACATAACATGCAAATAAACATCAGAATGAATTACAGTAACAGAGAGATGCCAACCTGTGTAGGGTACCTGCTGATTTATCCTTCCACCTTACTGTGTAGCTAAGTGCTGCTGTTACCATTACATACCAGACACAGGAGGATCCCATGGCATGCCCAGATGGGCTtcctaataaaaacaaaaaggagacgTTCAAGCTAAAAATGACAACTATAACTTTGGCATAAAGAAAAAACCTATTGTCAGTTACTCGGGCATCTAATcatttagggggaaaaaaaaaaggctaacaAAGCCTCAAAGGATGTTGTCAGCTACATCTCAAAAGTttaatttcttgatttttcagaagactCATCTATACGGAGTCCAGAATATTTGCCAGAAATCAAGTAGGTAACAGCTAACCCATACTGGAATGAGCTAGTATCTTGACTAGAAAGCATagtatttttccatgacttaGACTTCgattatgattaaaaaatagaGCATTTAGTTGTTAGTTGAATACTAATGTATTTACAACATTGTCATATTTGTACAGATTTAGTTGaccatattttttcccccaagagtCTGAGAAGTATTACAAAATATGGGATCACAAATCTGAGTAGTGTGTATTTCTCCTGCAGGAACATGCTTACGGGGAATATGCCaaactgctgtatttctgtCATATTCCTCAAGTTATGTCATACCTCAGCTACTTGTGGTTAAATACACCTCCACCAATTTGAGTAGCCACAAGCCTAATTTAACAAATACTCATGCTGAAACCTGAGCTGTTATTCTGACATCGTGTTTCTATAAACACCAGAACCCCCTTAGGGCTGTAGCATACAGTGTACAAGTTACATATGCATAGGCCACGTCTAAATTTCTACATCACACGAAATCATCACAACTCACATCAtctcccccctccaaaaaaacaCTGTATTAAATGTATCAATGTGATTTCCAACATTTCTTACCTGGTCCAGTTTCGCATGTTATAGGAAACTGTTCAAGGCATGGGCTTGACTGATTGGGATAAATCACTGTTTCGTGCACCCACCAGTACGGACGATGACCAAATAAAatcctaataaaaaaaataaagtaaaatgaagcaaagatacaataaaaatatttttatataagaaCACCTCCACAAAGCATGATAAATAAACTTACAATGAATACAAAGAGCTCTACTGCCAAAATTATTCCATAACAGTGCTATAGGTTCTTCTTGTCTtatcaaaatttaatttcaaacacaTCTTAAATAACTTCAGTTTATAAGTACAGGGAAAAGTCTGCCACTACACCATTTGAAGAATGTTTTCTAAACTTGAGGAACATACAGTAACCATCATTAGAAATAGCAAATTTTACAATAAACATGACTTCTTACCATTTAAATATGAGGTTGAACCAATCACCAATGACAGCCACCCATATCATTTTAGTACCAACCACTTGGTTGAGTTGAaaccagagaggaaaataaattgagaaTATATTACGAGGATCTCCAACATGTGAcataaaattaaggaaatccTGGTAAGCCCTGTAGTCCCTCTGTAAATACTGAATGATAAGCACACCATTGCTATGAAGGAGATCCATCTTAATTGGTTAGACTGTACTTGAAATTTAGCAAAGTTCCTTTAATCTTAAGTTTCTAGGGAGAATGAGAACCATGGAAGGGAGCTATTAAAAGGTGAGAGAAGGTGATTGACGTTGCCTTTATATCGTATCGGTGGGGTGTACCCAGCCATTCCTGGAACACGTGGTTGCAAATCTCCAGGAAAGCACATGAGTCTGTTAGCTTATCTGTTTGCAAATTTTAATTGGAGGAAACTAAGTGAAGTACATGCTGATCAGCAGCAAATTGTGGGGAAAGTTTTGTGGAAACACAATGAGTGACTTATGCAATCCTTTGTATGAACAGTTGGAACCTGTTTGCTTGAATTTTTTCACAGTTCATTTCTCTGCAGGATGGACATTAGTAGTGTGTATACTTCATTAAGTGTTGCCTCTATAAAGGATAGAAAGAATACACAAATGATTGGTCTCTGCAGAACTGTCATTAAAGCTGTTCATTTCAGTTTGAAACTGAATTTCGTGACCATACTGCTTGTACACAACACATTTTCAGCCATGGAAAATACAGCCATCATCCATACATCGGTGATTCTGTTGGACACTAGATTCACTCTTAAAGCAGCAGTTTTCTCAAAGCACAAAAAAGCAACTGTTTCCTTTGTACAAGAGGCCACGTTAATCAGGGCACACTGCAGATGAAGCTTTGTCTCAGAATCATCTCACTCAGCATCACCAGCCTTTCATGTTGCTTACACCATGGGGGTGCTGCACACCTCTGCCAGGAGGAGCCGAAGCCTGACCTACTGCAGCTCCCTTCTTGGTGGCCAGCCCAGCAGAAACAAGACCTGTTTTGCCAAACGGGTGGCTGGGAGTGTTTTCCTGTAGTATTTCCAAGGGAAGCCCTTGGCTTCCTCTGGATGAATGGCCAAGAGGAGGTGGAGATTCTTCCAGACACTGGGATTTTAAGAGTACACAGCAAATAATGTATTAGCACATCTTATCCAGCAACTTTAATATTAATAACTGCAGCATAGGAAAAGATCGTGTTCACCTGTGAGGTGGCTACCTAAGAAACACTCTTCCCAGAGATTAAACGGATGCCAAAAGTCTGATGATACCATTGTCTGACAGGCAGTCCTATGCAGCGTACAGTAGATTTCTGTACCTGCCTCTAATATTCAGGCCTATCTTCCATTAAAGGTAACCTGTGCTTCTGAAACAACcacaatcagaaaacaaaagcagctgtgtACAGTCTCCAAGCACTTCCCTTCCACTTTCTGCATGGCACCCAGTCAAAACACCACAAGCTGCACCGACAGAGATGTGGACTGCCTTACTGCCTTTGCTGAGGTGAGACTTAACAGCTTAATGCAGCTTGATGATGTGTAGTCAGGCAAGTCACAcgaaaacacaaagcagattCAACAAATAAGGCGTGATAATTGAATTGCCTTAGGAGACCTTGCTTCTGACACTGTCTCACCTTTACCTAGCTATTAATAGTCTGCTTTTAGAAACATCTTAGTAGATGTAAATCCTATACTGTTTATTGCTATCACTTGCACTGAGCCATGTAGAAGACCttgaagtcaaaaaaaaaagatttaaaattccACCGactatttctgaaataactaCTAAAATACTTTTCCGTACATTGATTACATATCCACTTCAATACATGTCCCTTGATTTCAGagaaaaccttaaaaacaaaattccaggATACTTCAACATAAACATTTCCTAGCTTTCTAGCAGCAGATCTTTGGGGAGGTTTGTCTCTTGCCAAGCCCTACAGCTTAGAGCTCTTCAGGGTGCCCAGGATGGGGACTGCCATGCAAATGATCTGGTGGGCACTAACTTTCCcaataaatgttttgttcagaaatgtcTTTCCCACATAGCTTTTACATGTTAGCACTAGAGGAAATGCCCCTTTGCTACAAATTTAAGCCATCTCTCCTTTAAAGATCAGTAGAatttataacaacaacaaaaatccactCTTTTGTACATATCTGGGTTTAATGTGTAAAAGAAGTGGAGAATCTGAagctttcatctgcttttcagtCTAGTTTATGAATAATTAGCTCTAAGTATTCATGCAAATACAAAGTCGGTGGCTGAGTAACAGCTGTCTTATTTATAGTACTTATTTAAGGCAGCAACCATAATGAGGTAAATAATTATTGctatattaggaaaaattattttgcaataagTTTCCATCATGATACAATGCAATGTCCTCAGGAGAGACCGCCAACTAACAGAAGAGGTCACCTTCCAGTCTCTCTTGTACAAGACATGCGGGACaatttcagtaacttttttgcatgtttgcattatttctgaatattaaaaagTCCACCCCTGGTTAGCACTGGGACAGCGCTACATCCGCTCAGGCCGAACCCTCCTTCTCAGACAGAAACGTTCAGGCACACTTGGGTGCCCCAAAAACTCAGTAGATGTAATCCTGGAAGGCATGTCTTGGCAACACCTCAGTAAAGTAACCTCTTTTAATACCAACGTCCtgatattaattttcattgcaaatattttgctgatgATTCATACACTGCTAATTATCTTTCTGCTTAGACAGACAGATAAGCACCTTAAGCATAATCAATACAGAATTATGCTGTTAACAGCAAACACAAGCTTTAATTTTCTCCTATTCCTTCTGCCTGTTTCAGCAGCATGTACATCTTAGATATACAGTCATGTttacaaaaaaacatttaaaaaataaataaatccccaaTCGACAAAAACAGCAAGCAGGAAGCTTTTGGAACAGGTGAGAAGGTTTCTGCGAGAGAGACAGTTTAAGTGATGTTCTCATCATGCCTAGAAGCACTGTCAGTCCTGCCTCATCCTGCAGGCAATCAACAGCTGACATGAGTCATCTGCTGTCCTACATGTGATGTTAGGCAACCTATAAAAGTCTGATACTAAAGCTCTTTTTAGCTCCAGCGAccagaaaagatggagaaatgtgtgtaaatactgtatttaagAACTTGTTTCAACTCCAGCAGCGGAGAACTACTTCCAGGCTTTTACTCCCTGCTTCTCTACACAAAGCCCTGAAAAATGCATCTGTAATACACCTAGTCTTTTTAAGTCATTTgagatatataaaaaataaaactatttgcTGTATTTAAGCAAGTGGAAACGTAAGAAAAGCTAGTGATCTGTATGAAATAGTCAGGAAGCGTGTGCAATTAAGTTTTTAATCAGAGCTTTTGACTTGTTTGTGGTCTTTACACAATCCAAGACCAGTGCTTGGTCTTTATGTGAGCAAATGAGCTCTTTGTGCAATGCATAACCCTTTACAATCAGATCTGTTCACATACagagtttttaatttattggtaCCTTCTCCCTTTATTTTCCAAGACATGTAGAAACAGAGACTATGTGTATTCTTGGTAATAATATAGAACCAAAAATCACACTGATGAACCACAGAAGGGAGGACAAAATGTTTACATCTCCTTTACACCTACACATCAGAGCAAGCGTTACATAACCCATATCAGACGTTGCTAAGCAAATGTTtgcaagggaagggaaaaccatcaaagtaaacattttctaaaacacTGTTAATGGAGGCCTATGTACTGGGCCTAACTTTCTGCTACATTATGTTTAGTTAATTGAACAATAACATTGATTTCCACATCGGTGTTTTCATTTGTACTGGACCAGCTACAAGGATTAACTAGCAATTTAGTCAGTTCACAAGTAAACACAGCATACAACAGCAGACAACTATTTTCTTAGGCATGAACATTTTCCAAATAGAACCCCTGAGAATATGTAtcttaattatatatttaagaagGGAAATATTTAGGAAGCTCTTTCTTTCCACATTCCAGGCCTTCCAGCAGTGCTCACCAGCCCTGTACTGCCCTAGCAAATGTCGAACTGCTCTAGGGCTGAGCTGACCCAGGGAGGTTTAGGCAAATGCTAATGTGAACCAGCTGCTTTCTCTTGGTCAGCCACCTTCATCTAATCATTCCTCGTTAGTAGTAGTTGAGGAAATTAGTAGAATAATTAACGGTTTCAGAGCAATCCTCAAAGCTATGGTAAGTCTATGTTGTTGTGAGATCACCTGAGTAACACTTGAGTAAGCTGAAGCTGGCAATTCGTTAGCTATGGTCGCAAACAATGAGCAGCCTGCCTGACGAGCTGAGGGCTGCCACCTGGGGTCACAGCTGCTGCCTATCCCAGCTCTGCGGTGTCCCAGGGTGcgaggcaggcaggcagtgctgccGGCCGGGCTGCCGCGCCGCGCTCCTGAGGCTGCTcgggcagctgcaggctgtcTGGGAGAGCCCCAGCCCACGCCTCACAGCTGAACCGCCCCAGGGACGCGCAGCGGGATAGCGAAGGCAGTCCCGGAGCCCCAGCGACTCCTCACTGCCGCCCTCAGTGTGCCCTGACAGGGCGGCTCcgtgcggcggggccggcccctCACAGCCGTTACCGCCCCGGCGGCTCCCAACGGGCGACTGCGGTTTGAGCCAATCAGCGGCGGGCTTGTTGTGAGGCGGGCGAGAGCGGCGGCCAGTGGGAGAGCGGCCGTTGGGCGGGCGGGAAGGCGGCGGCCGTTTGAAGGCGGCTGCGGCCCGGCGGAGGAGCCTGGCTGCGGCCCGTAGTGGCCCCGTGCCGGCAGCACCCCCCCGTAACCATGTCTAACGTAAAGGCAGAGGACGAAATAACGCTCGTTGAGAGGGAAATGAAGGAGTTCTGGACCGAGCTGAAGGGCGTTTATGGCAcggagcagctccagcagacTCTAGCGTTGAGGGACTCCTGCAAGGAGTCCCTGAAGGTCCTCTCAGGTGAGGAGGCTGCACCTCCTTGCACCCCTGCGTTCTCCAAGCCATCCCCAGGCTTATTCGGGTAACTGAAGTCTCTTGTTCTTACAGAGAAATGGGCCAAGAAGCTGAAAGAAGGGGACCTGATGATCGATAAAATTCAGGAGTATAAAAATGGTACAGTACGGTGCTCTATTTGCTATCTAGCATCTTTAAAATTAACACAGCTGAATAACGTGTTTAAGTTCCCCTTTTAGAAGGTAACCTGTGAAGTCAGAATGAAGATAGAACAGAAACACGCAGCTACAGGATGCAAACTGCAAGTCAAAAGCAACTTGCTGGAAGAACTTCACTGATGACACAAAAGGATAAAGACTTGTTAAAAGCTTTCTCCGTAGTGTTTTTGGtgcttaaaaatgaacaagtgATTACACTTAAAACAACAAAGTACCAGAACTTAAAGACTGCAATAGAAAAGCTAAATTACTTAGTAAAATATTGCAAACTGTTACTTAAATATTGTGAGGTTAGTTACGCCTCTTCTAtgataaaaatagaatataGTCAGCTTATCACTCTAGGATTAACTGCTCTGAATTCTGTAACTGAATTTCAGAATCTCAGGTAAAAATAGTTGCAACATGTAGTATCAGTCACTGTTACTGTTCTGTACTTTTTGTCAATTTATCTCTGAACAAGATCCACTATCATTGTGCTTTAAAGACGTAAATTGTGTCTGGCAGCAGAAACAGACACATGATACAGACAGTATCAGAGGAGCTCCCTACTTTGTAGGTTTACTTCTGAGTAACTTTTATTTCGTCCTGATGCTTGCAGTATGCACTTCATTAGATTTTATTCCATCACCTCAAACTATATGGATGAGTGCTAACTAGCGGGAACCTAATTCATCAGCTGTAAACGTTcatattttcttgcttcctttcagAGATTCTTCAGCAGAATAAACACATATCAGAAAATCAAGAAcatttgacagaaataaaatctaaccTAAACCATGAAGAGGAGCAAAAGAAGGAGTTAACTGATAGTATCCAAGAGCTTAAAGAAGAGttgatgaagaaaaaggaaggtgaGAGTTTTTAATTAGAGCAGGAAGGGTTTTTAATGCTTGCTCTTGATGGGGTTTactactgtttgtttttttttcttgtgctttacTCATTTTTTACTTGGTACTTCTGgtggcttttaaaattctagTGATATCTTCTAAAAACAAGGCCACTAAGCAGAGAGTGGAACGACTGTGCAAGTCTAAAGAGTTGTTTGAAGAGCGGCTTGGATTGGAAATACGTAGAATTCATGGTAAGTTCCTGTAGTCTCCTTAGTTTCCATATGCAGCGATACAATGTGGTTTATATTGAATTATGTAGTGAAGGATATAATAGCTCACAACTGAAGAATTGCCTTGGACATACTTAGTAGTAGACTAGTGTATTATATTGAGTCATCTTCCTCTCTTAATTACACGCTTGCTTACACTAGTCATAGCTGACAGTGAGTGCTGGTTGATTAGCAGCCAGTCTTGGCCTTAGACTGTGGCTCTTGttcacagctgcttttgttATTGAAGAGCAGTTCAGATGTCTTTGCGAATCTGAGGAAGATAATGGTTGGTATCTTTGCTAACTCCAAGTAAGTTATTCCCACTCCTTAGCCCAGATATTACCATTGTTTCTCAAATGGCAGAAGATGGtatattaaaacatatttgtCTTGCAAAGAGACCAGGTTTGCTGAATTTGCAAGTATTGcaagaattaattaaaacaatctaatactgtgatttttattcatCACTGTGACTCTCAAGCAAAGTGTTAATGAATTCTGTTTCTGTCTGCTTTAGATGAACAGTTACAGTTTATATTCAGGCATATTGACCACAAAGATCCTGACAAGCCATATGTGTTTACCCTTTCTATAAATGACCAGGGAGATTATGAAGGTATGTGGATTTTAGATTCTGTCCTCTTATTTACAAATTTAATCtctatatttgaaaaaaagggagagaagagtATAAATACAGTTTgtcatctttggaaaaaaagggagagaagagtATAAATACAGTTTGTCATCTTTGTCTTCTAACTTATGCATGGAAAACTTTGCAGCATTAATATAAACAAGAGAAACTTCATTAAGTTATATGAAAACATGCACTCCTCTGTTTGTGTTGAGTTGCTGTTTGCTATGCTTGGTACAAAGTAGAGAGAGATACAGGGATGGATTCTTCTGGCCTCTTTTACGCAAGAATAAATGCCTATTTTGACAGGTGTATCTCAACCTGCTTGAGAAGCCtataggagagaaaaaatgtggTTCCCTGCTATTAATTCCCTACAATTGAGTGATATAGGAGAAAGATTGAAACTAGAAATCCAGAATTCCTCTTTGCAGAGATCCAGCCTTTCAGATCTTAACTCAAGATCTGTATAGCAAAGACAGCTTTACAAAGACCAGCAGCAGTAACTTGAGTACTGTGCTGAGTTCCTTCTAGAAGAATGCTCCAGTCTCTGCTATGCCTCTAGGCATGGACACAGCAGAGTGCAGTTCTTATTTCAGCCCAATTTAGACTTGAATTAGTAAAAGGTTTATCACATGCTGGGCTACATCAGTTTTCAGTCTTCCCACCTGCagagcaacaaaaatgtttagGAAGGTGTCTCAGTTTTTGACGCAGGCTGAGAACTGCTCTAACAACTGAAACAGGAGCACAGCACTGAGTGGGAGGTCTGGAAATCAAAAAAGAATTGTATATTCTTTTAAGGCTTTGTCTTCACTgacagaaaatgatttaatagGTTACTCAAAAATAATGACAAACTAAAACATACCAAGATAGGAGACTACATTATATTTAATAAGCCCGGAAAAAACACTAATACTGAATTTTTGGTAAATAGtcaatttttcttattttttgtcatttttagtGACTTCCTGTACTCCTCCTCTGGACTGTATAGCAGAGTTCCAGCAGAAAGTGAGAGAAACTAACAACTTCTCTGCATTTGTTGCCAACATCAGAAAGGCTTTCACTGCTTTATCTTATAAACAGTCTGCCTAAACTTGGCTTATAAATCTGTTCCTAGCTATAGAgcacttcttatttttcctttgtgtattGTATAAGTATCTATTTATCCATGTCTTACTCtaatctttaaataaagaaaaataatgtccACTGTCATTTAGAGGTGTTTTTGATCATTCTTGGAACAATGTTATAATCAACTACTTACCTGAGTGGCTCCAGACATGTAAATGTGGATCCAGTAGCAAGTAGCTAAACTTTGATTTGAGGCCTTTATTTCATGAGTTTTCAAACATGGTTAGCATAGGATTTCTGTTCATGTTCTGAGACAGTTATCCCAAAAGATAAGTGGAAGCCAAAGGAGCAGGGGTGTGGGGAGGTGAGTGGGGCTGTTGCACAGCATTAtgcacagcattaaaaaaaaaaaaaaaaaaaaaaaaaaaaaaaaacaaaaaccaaaaataaaaaatttttttttttttttttttttgaaaaatactttttttttttttctgaaacgTGATAACTAGATTACCCTCTTACTTTCTATATGTGGtaggaaaatacttttcttgatagttaactttttttcttatgcttctGCTGCATTTATCCTTTTTGAAGCctggttttatatttttggtCTTCAGTGTATGATACAAAATAGCTTTTATCCATTATattgtatattaaaaattgttGGTCTTTCCATTTACTAATGGAATTATAGCAGCCCTCACTGTTCTTGCCTCAAATACATAACCCTACCCTGGGGGTTGGGGAAAAACCACAACCCAACCCTATTACTATGCCTTCCTCATCTCCTTAATGGGTTAGACTTAACCATTTAAATCTGGTGCTGCTTACACTTATAACACTTAAGAATGTTGCCCAGTCTCACATGAACTGTGTTTTAAATCACCTAGCTTGTATAAAGCTTAACGGTGCTACCAAATATCTAACAGCTGTTGTATGGAAGCAAAATATCAGGCAGGATGCAGCCACCTCAATTCCATGTTTTCAAAGGGAGCTTTTTTTTACTCATTAGGGCTGTACATATTGCTTAGATGCACTCTAGCATATCTGATTTGACTGCCATCTGCAGAGGATagaaaaattactgaaacaTGCTCTGAGTAATAAGTAGAATGGACTTACTGcccttttttcttcatatgcCATCTCTCCATCATTGCTTTTCATGTTCATCCTGGGCATGAATAGTTGGCTTATTGCTTCTAGTGAAGTGACTTTACCAAGGTTGCTGTGTACAGAACATAAAATATGTGACAACCACGGCATTGGAATTTGCATGCTTAAGAATTATTTGCTTGAAAAGATGATGTGCCTGGTTATAAATATTCTGCACGTACTCCTTAAGCAAGccttaacatttaaaatgtttaccaTGTGTAATTTAAGCATTTACAACAACTTTTGGAGTTTGAATAATGAACCTGTTTGTATTTACCAAGGAAAATCAGATGGGGATCTTACTTCCTCTAGAAAAAAGCTAGGCATTccaaaagcagataaaaattagaaagaagTGTACACAACAGAAGAATTGTTTCACTTATTACAATATTTGATGCAAAAACTAGCTTGTGACATCCCTGAAACAGCACTTGTGTTtgaaattttgtctttaaattttaaaacctttGTGCTTTTACTGATTGCACTTAGTGTGTACAAAACTTCATGCATGGGAATCTGGCAATTcgaaattttgtttctttggaagCTGAACAAGACTGCTCATTCCAATAATAGGGACAATGCGGATAATACCGGCTCAACAGATGCAGTTATTGGGACTCCCATGTACTGAATAGCGTACAA from Oxyura jamaicensis isolate SHBP4307 breed ruddy duck chromosome 7, BPBGC_Ojam_1.0, whole genome shotgun sequence encodes the following:
- the SPC25 gene encoding kinetochore protein Spc25, whose translation is MSNVKAEDEITLVEREMKEFWTELKGVYGTEQLQQTLALRDSCKESLKVLSEKWAKKLKEGDLMIDKIQEYKNEILQQNKHISENQEHLTEIKSNLNHEEEQKKELTDSIQELKEELMKKKEVISSKNKATKQRVERLCKSKELFEERLGLEIRRIHDEQLQFIFRHIDHKDPDKPYVFTLSINDQGDYEVTSCTPPLDCIAEFQQKVRETNNFSAFVANIRKAFTALSYKQSA